A single region of the Latilactobacillus curvatus JCM 1096 = DSM 20019 genome encodes:
- a CDS encoding MFS transporter, translating into MMGNLVKKIGVSKDLVFGYVGLILFMFGSTIESSWFSSFLNNQGVTVSAVSLAFTFYGVIVALFSWITSFLVNRYTAKKVMLVGLCLLIITTILLVISIALKNALMITIIYALRGSAYPLFAYSFLILVTLQTESSALGRATSWFWLAFNLGMTIIGPALSVHLLKSISAIYVLIVGCIVAIAGGLTALLLSNEKRNEMDTTVLKEMKTGIYIMMEYPRLFIGMVVKTINNIGQFGFTIMMPIFLIANGYTLVEWSTIWSISYIVNAFAGVFFGMLSDKIGWRKVLVYFSGTITGLSCLLIYFVINFTPKNYLLLLSAFMVFAIGIAAFGPLSALIPEIVPDRKSTAISVLNLGSGLSNFIGPFLVTILFQNFGGDFVLFVFSCLYFLASILSLALKTSRELDVEALSK; encoded by the coding sequence ATGATGGGGAATTTAGTGAAAAAAATAGGTGTATCTAAAGATTTAGTTTTTGGGTACGTAGGCTTAATTTTATTTATGTTTGGTTCTACGATCGAATCAAGTTGGTTTTCTTCTTTTTTGAATAATCAAGGAGTAACTGTCAGTGCGGTATCGCTTGCTTTTACGTTTTATGGTGTGATAGTTGCATTATTTTCCTGGATTACAAGCTTTTTAGTTAATCGATATACGGCTAAAAAAGTGATGTTAGTCGGATTATGTTTATTAATTATAACGACTATATTATTAGTGATAAGTATTGCTCTTAAAAATGCGCTGATGATAACAATCATATATGCGTTAAGAGGGTCTGCTTATCCATTGTTTGCCTATTCTTTTTTAATACTAGTTACACTACAGACGGAATCTTCTGCACTTGGGCGAGCAACATCGTGGTTCTGGCTAGCGTTTAATTTAGGAATGACAATTATCGGACCTGCATTGTCCGTTCATCTTTTAAAAAGTATCTCGGCAATTTATGTGCTAATTGTAGGGTGTATCGTGGCAATAGCTGGCGGACTAACTGCGCTTTTATTGAGTAACGAAAAACGGAATGAGATGGATACGACTGTTTTAAAGGAAATGAAAACTGGAATCTATATAATGATGGAATATCCACGATTGTTTATCGGAATGGTTGTTAAAACAATTAATAATATTGGGCAGTTTGGTTTTACCATAATGATGCCAATATTTTTAATCGCAAACGGATATACACTTGTGGAATGGAGCACTATCTGGTCGATTAGTTATATTGTAAATGCATTTGCGGGTGTATTTTTTGGAATGTTAAGCGATAAAATCGGATGGCGAAAAGTATTGGTCTATTTTTCAGGAACCATCACCGGTTTATCATGTTTGTTAATTTATTTTGTTATTAATTTTACACCTAAGAATTATCTTTTATTATTAAGTGCGTTTATGGTTTTTGCTATAGGGATTGCAGCATTTGGACCATTATCAGCGCTGATTCCTGAAATTGTACCAGACCGTAAGTCTACTGCAATTTCGGTGTTAAATTTAGGATCAGGATTAAGTAACTTTATTGGACCGTTTCTAGTCACCATTCTTTTTCAAAATTTTGGTGGAGATTTTGTTTTATTTGTATTTTCATGTTTATATTTTCTGGCAAGTATTCTGTCGTTAGCGTTAAAAACTTCAAGAGAATTAGATGTAGAGGCTTTAAGTAAATAA
- a CDS encoding tyrosine-protein phosphatase: protein MQEQQRVLDLTRSYNLRELGGYQTVDGKSVKWHKLLRSGSLNALTATDIEDLLNYGVAYDVDFRSRHEIKVAPDPFDDNQLTYHRLSVFPFTDQADTPKKPAKKGLMRLFSKKEAATPERSSMDRMYQQLITDSHAQAAYRDLFTVLLNNHDTNGAVLYHCSAGKDRTGVATFLILSALGVDWETIVADYVLSNEVLGLSSATPTRISSNDSQVASMNAKSITQANLELVRDTINQEYGNIENYLSKAMALKPSELAQLKENYLE from the coding sequence ATGCAAGAACAACAACGGGTTCTAGATTTAACACGAAGTTATAACCTACGCGAATTAGGCGGTTACCAAACGGTTGATGGCAAGTCCGTTAAATGGCACAAATTATTACGTTCAGGTAGTTTGAACGCGCTAACCGCAACTGATATTGAGGATCTCTTAAATTACGGTGTTGCTTACGATGTCGATTTCCGTTCACGTCATGAAATCAAGGTCGCCCCCGACCCATTTGATGACAACCAACTAACCTACCATCGTCTTTCGGTATTTCCATTCACTGACCAAGCCGATACCCCTAAAAAGCCAGCCAAAAAAGGCCTAATGCGGCTTTTTAGTAAAAAAGAAGCTGCTACTCCCGAACGATCAAGTATGGATCGGATGTACCAACAATTGATCACCGACTCCCATGCTCAAGCAGCTTATCGCGATTTATTTACCGTACTATTAAATAATCACGATACAAACGGTGCAGTCCTTTACCATTGCTCAGCCGGTAAAGATCGCACCGGTGTCGCAACTTTTTTAATTCTAAGTGCTCTCGGCGTCGACTGGGAAACAATCGTTGCCGACTATGTCCTCTCAAATGAGGTCCTAGGACTCAGCTCAGCAACCCCAACCCGAATTTCAAGTAACGATAGCCAGGTCGCTTCAATGAACGCTAAGAGCATTACACAGGCTAATCTAGAACTTGTCCGCGACACGATTAATCAAGAATACGGCAACATCGAAAACTACCTATCAAAGGCAATGGCCCTCAAACCCTCGGAATTAGCACAACTAAAAGAAAACTATTTAGAATAA
- the guaB gene encoding IMP dehydrogenase produces MSAWESKFTKKGFTFDDVLLIPAESHVLPNEVDLGVQLAKNIKLNTPIMSASMDTVTEAPMAIAMARQGGLGVIHKNMSIERQADEVLKVKRSENGVIIDPFYLTADKPVSAAEDLMRKYRISGVPIVSNLDDLKLVGIITNRDLRFISDFSAEIGTVMTHEALVTAPVGTSLEEAEQILQQNRIEKLPLVGDDGRLAGLITIKDIEKVQEFPNAAKDQYGRLLVAAAVGVTSDTFERAAALLKAGADAIIIDTAHGHSAGVLRKISEIRERFPEATLIAGNVATAEGTKALYDAGVDVVKVGIGPGSICTTRIVAGVGVPQLTAIYDAASVAREYGKTIIADGGIKYSGDIVKALAAGGNVVMLGSMLAGTDEAPGEFEIYQGRRFKTYRGMGSLAAMSHGSSDRYFQSGVNEANKLVPEGIEGRVAAKGALGDVIYQLLGGLRSGMGYVGAANLQDLQDNAQFVQISNAGLTESHPHDVQITKEAPNYSAR; encoded by the coding sequence ATGTCTGCATGGGAATCAAAGTTTACAAAAAAAGGGTTTACGTTCGATGATGTTTTATTAATACCTGCGGAGAGTCATGTACTCCCCAACGAAGTCGATTTAGGGGTGCAACTTGCAAAGAATATCAAGTTAAACACACCAATTATGAGTGCTAGCATGGATACCGTTACGGAAGCACCCATGGCAATCGCTATGGCGCGTCAAGGTGGCTTAGGCGTGATTCATAAGAATATGAGTATTGAACGTCAAGCAGATGAAGTCTTGAAGGTTAAACGTTCAGAAAATGGCGTTATTATTGATCCATTTTATTTAACAGCGGATAAACCCGTTAGTGCTGCTGAAGATTTGATGCGTAAATATCGTATTAGTGGTGTCCCAATCGTTTCAAATCTCGATGATCTAAAATTAGTCGGCATTATTACGAACCGTGATTTACGTTTTATCTCTGATTTCTCTGCTGAAATCGGAACCGTGATGACGCACGAAGCACTTGTAACCGCACCTGTCGGCACTTCTTTAGAAGAAGCTGAACAAATCCTCCAACAAAACAGAATTGAAAAGTTACCTTTAGTTGGTGATGACGGTCGCTTAGCCGGATTAATCACAATTAAGGATATTGAAAAAGTGCAAGAATTCCCGAATGCGGCTAAGGATCAATATGGTCGCTTATTAGTTGCTGCCGCTGTTGGCGTCACAAGCGATACTTTTGAACGGGCTGCAGCCTTATTGAAAGCAGGGGCTGATGCGATCATTATCGATACTGCGCATGGTCATTCAGCTGGTGTGTTACGTAAGATTAGTGAAATTCGCGAACGCTTCCCTGAAGCAACCTTGATTGCTGGGAATGTCGCAACTGCAGAAGGCACAAAAGCCTTGTATGATGCTGGGGTTGATGTCGTTAAAGTGGGGATTGGCCCTGGTTCAATCTGTACAACTCGGATTGTGGCTGGTGTCGGTGTACCACAATTAACAGCCATCTACGATGCTGCCAGTGTTGCCCGCGAATATGGCAAAACCATCATTGCTGATGGTGGGATTAAATATTCTGGGGACATCGTTAAAGCTCTTGCAGCCGGTGGAAACGTTGTGATGCTTGGTAGTATGTTAGCTGGGACTGACGAAGCACCTGGCGAATTTGAAATCTATCAAGGACGTCGTTTCAAAACATACCGTGGGATGGGTAGCTTGGCTGCTATGTCGCATGGTTCATCAGACCGTTACTTCCAAAGTGGTGTGAATGAAGCCAACAAGTTAGTCCCAGAAGGCATCGAAGGTCGTGTGGCTGCCAAAGGTGCACTCGGCGATGTAATTTACCAATTACTTGGTGGCTTACGTTCAGGGATGGGCTACGTTGGTGCTGCTAATTTACAGGACCTACAAGATAATGCACAATTTGTCCAAATCTCAAATGCTGGTTTGACAGAATCACATCCACATGATGTGCAAATTACCAAAGAAGCACCTAACTATTCAGCACGTTAA
- a CDS encoding response regulator transcription factor codes for MKILIVDDDKEIVELLSIYVKNEGYEPIQAFTGKEALTKIATNPDIDLMILDIMMPNMSGIEVIKAVRKDSQVPIIVVSAKTTDMDKIQGLLTGADDYVSKPFNPLEVMARVKSLLRRSQQQVANEVPDVLEVGPLIIKRDSHEVTTINNKQIQLTALEFGILYLLASHPNRVFSADDIFERVWKQESIVSAKTVMVHVSHLRDKIEEATDGEKVIETVWGVGYKVEV; via the coding sequence ATGAAAATTCTAATTGTAGACGATGATAAAGAAATTGTTGAATTATTAAGTATTTATGTTAAAAACGAAGGTTACGAACCCATTCAAGCCTTCACGGGTAAAGAAGCCCTGACTAAAATTGCCACGAATCCCGATATTGATTTGATGATCTTGGATATTATGATGCCGAATATGAGTGGTATCGAAGTCATTAAGGCGGTCCGTAAGGATTCACAAGTGCCCATTATTGTGGTGTCTGCCAAGACAACTGATATGGACAAGATTCAAGGCCTCCTAACCGGTGCAGATGACTACGTTTCAAAACCATTCAATCCATTAGAAGTGATGGCGCGGGTGAAGTCATTGTTACGGCGGAGCCAACAACAAGTGGCCAACGAAGTGCCGGATGTCTTAGAAGTTGGTCCGCTTATCATTAAGCGCGACTCACATGAAGTGACGACGATTAATAACAAGCAAATCCAACTCACCGCACTTGAATTTGGGATTTTATACTTACTTGCCAGTCACCCCAACCGGGTCTTTTCAGCGGACGATATTTTTGAACGGGTCTGGAAACAAGAAAGTATCGTCTCTGCCAAGACGGTCATGGTCCATGTAAGTCATTTGCGCGACAAAATTGAAGAAGCAACCGATGGTGAAAAAGTGATTGAAACCGTCTGGGGTGTTGGGTATAAGGTAGAAGTTTAA
- a CDS encoding sensor histidine kinase: MADYQGEKNLQKVALTAKEKSELFAEGIITVILLLLLNLSIMVLLQQAIVNNPQLSGGVWMIKNAITIGPNESHIWSWQNWFVILMGVADVLVVYWRLIRRYHQMQMWHVIGELHYIADGHLDHRINLRVNRDLQRVIDSVNTLVDSTVRSMEEERKIEKSKDELITNVSHDLRTPLTSIIGYLGLIEDNQYQTKEELTKYTHTAFVKAQQMKVLVEDLFEYTKVRQTSTPITKTTFDMEQMLDQLAASFELEANKKGMQINVTCNPAPLMMEADTEKLGRVFNNLIANALKYGKGGKQITLAAEKIGQEAIIKVSNDGQQIPSDSLNQLFDRFYRVEASRSQETGGTGLGLAITQSIVALHGGYIYADSTPELTSFVIHLPLKLGRRIDPQTAGAKSVKE; encoded by the coding sequence ATGGCTGACTATCAAGGAGAAAAGAACCTGCAAAAAGTGGCACTAACCGCTAAGGAAAAGAGCGAACTCTTTGCCGAGGGTATCATCACGGTTATTTTGTTATTACTATTAAATTTATCAATCATGGTGCTGTTACAACAGGCGATTGTGAATAATCCGCAACTAAGCGGCGGCGTATGGATGATTAAAAACGCCATTACAATTGGTCCGAATGAATCGCATATTTGGAGTTGGCAAAATTGGTTTGTCATCTTGATGGGGGTTGCCGATGTGTTAGTCGTCTATTGGCGGCTTATTCGGCGTTACCATCAAATGCAGATGTGGCACGTGATTGGTGAGTTGCATTACATTGCCGATGGTCATTTGGACCACCGGATTAATTTGCGTGTCAACCGGGATTTGCAACGCGTGATCGATAGTGTGAACACGCTGGTTGATAGTACTGTGCGTTCAATGGAAGAAGAACGCAAGATTGAAAAGAGTAAGGACGAATTGATTACCAATGTCAGTCATGATTTGCGGACGCCGCTGACTTCAATCATCGGATATCTTGGTTTAATTGAAGATAATCAGTATCAAACCAAGGAAGAACTAACCAAATATACGCATACCGCTTTCGTGAAGGCGCAACAAATGAAGGTCTTAGTCGAGGATTTATTTGAATACACGAAGGTGCGGCAAACATCGACCCCCATTACCAAGACAACGTTTGATATGGAGCAGATGTTAGATCAATTAGCGGCCAGTTTTGAGTTAGAAGCGAATAAGAAGGGGATGCAGATTAATGTAACTTGTAATCCTGCACCACTGATGATGGAAGCCGATACTGAAAAGCTTGGTCGAGTCTTCAATAATTTAATTGCTAATGCTTTGAAATATGGCAAGGGTGGCAAACAAATTACGTTGGCGGCTGAAAAAATCGGCCAAGAGGCGATTATTAAAGTGTCAAATGATGGTCAACAAATTCCAAGTGATTCATTGAACCAACTCTTTGACCGCTTTTATCGCGTTGAAGCATCGCGTTCACAAGAAACAGGTGGCACTGGACTTGGGTTAGCAATTACCCAAAGTATTGTCGCGTTACATGGCGGTTATATTTATGCTGATTCGACGCCAGAATTAACCAGTTTTGTGATACACTTACCTTTGAAGTTAGGTCGGCGGATTGATCCTCAAACTGCTGGCGCAAAATCAGTTAAGGAGTAA
- a CDS encoding serine hydrolase, which produces MFKKLVQYVMVGLLAIAPVGGLLSAQTTKVAAASTPVSLPTAPQIDASAAIALDPATGQVLYEQNADQALPIASMTKMITAYIVLAQIKQGKLTWEQTVKPDDLIYQLSQNKDLTNVPLQADGQYTVKALFQAMMVASANDAAMMLANQVAGSQKDFVDLMRQKVADWGIQDAQLYSVSGLNNEFLGAEVYPGSPADAENEMSAADVALVAQKLLADYPEILETTKQAHFTFGAQTSDETAMSTWNLMLPGENNAPQDYVVDGLKTGTTDKAGDCFTGTATKDGQRILTVVMHANGEDTGRRFIETNKLMQYVFDGWEQKQLAQANQSLAPYKTATVKYGRQKTVQLITNKAISMWVPKGTTAANIDWHYQAVKGGAKRQLEAPIKKNVQIGQVMPQLNGVTTRYIGQAPQSQLRTKTADPKANLFVLIGEGIKEFFTNLF; this is translated from the coding sequence GTGTTTAAAAAATTAGTACAATATGTAATGGTCGGCCTATTGGCAATTGCACCCGTGGGCGGTCTTTTGAGTGCCCAGACTACCAAAGTCGCAGCGGCAAGTACGCCGGTGAGTTTGCCGACCGCCCCTCAAATCGATGCGAGTGCAGCAATTGCGCTCGACCCAGCAACTGGACAAGTCTTATACGAACAAAATGCGGATCAGGCGTTGCCAATCGCTTCGATGACAAAGATGATTACAGCCTACATCGTGTTAGCGCAAATTAAGCAAGGTAAGTTAACGTGGGAACAAACGGTGAAGCCCGATGACCTCATTTATCAATTGAGTCAAAATAAGGATTTAACGAATGTGCCTCTACAAGCGGACGGACAATATACCGTCAAGGCACTTTTCCAAGCCATGATGGTCGCTTCGGCGAATGATGCAGCTATGATGCTCGCCAACCAAGTGGCCGGTTCACAAAAGGATTTTGTCGATTTAATGCGGCAAAAAGTGGCGGATTGGGGCATTCAAGACGCACAACTTTATTCAGTGTCCGGCTTGAACAATGAATTCCTCGGCGCTGAAGTTTATCCAGGCAGTCCGGCTGATGCTGAAAATGAAATGAGTGCGGCAGATGTCGCACTCGTAGCGCAAAAGTTGTTGGCTGATTATCCTGAAATTCTCGAAACAACCAAGCAAGCGCATTTTACATTTGGCGCCCAAACAAGTGATGAAACGGCCATGTCAACGTGGAACTTAATGTTACCTGGCGAAAATAATGCACCGCAAGACTACGTGGTCGATGGTTTAAAAACCGGGACAACGGACAAAGCGGGCGATTGTTTTACCGGAACTGCGACGAAAGATGGGCAACGGATTCTAACAGTGGTGATGCATGCCAATGGTGAAGATACTGGCCGGCGGTTCATTGAAACTAACAAGTTAATGCAATATGTCTTCGATGGTTGGGAACAAAAACAATTGGCACAAGCCAATCAGAGTCTCGCACCTTATAAGACAGCGACGGTTAAATATGGTCGCCAAAAGACAGTGCAATTGATTACGAACAAAGCTATTTCAATGTGGGTGCCAAAAGGAACCACAGCAGCCAACATTGACTGGCATTACCAAGCAGTCAAAGGTGGTGCAAAACGCCAATTGGAAGCACCTATTAAAAAGAATGTGCAAATTGGTCAAGTGATGCCACAATTGAACGGTGTCACTACGCGGTATATCGGACAAGCGCCACAATCACAATTACGCACTAAAACGGCGGACCCCAAAGCCAATTTATTTGTTTTAATCGGTGAAGGGATCAAAGAATTTTTCACGAACCTATTTTAG
- a CDS encoding UDP-N-acetylmuramoyl-L-alanyl-D-glutamate--2,6-diaminopimelate ligase, translating into MALTLDACTLILKEHHLLKSVALNGDPTLNMTGIAYDSRQVTEDTLFFCKGNFRPVYLTNAKELGAVTYVAEQAIVEGNGMNALIVTNVQKAMAVLSAAFYDYPQDDLFIVAYTGTKGKTTAAYFTQSILQAATRQKTALFSTIDRVLGPKPEDRFKSNLTTPESLDLFRDMRKAVENGMTHLVMEVSSQAYKKNRVYGLTFDVGFFLNISPDHVGPNEHPNFEDYLHCKLQLLVNSRHCVINAQTQYFADVYAAATTTTAPESIYLFAETDYQPTIPVAVDFRFENLETGLAESRFKVTAASERAIQLGVSGDYQLRLIGDFNESNATAAVIGAGLAGADLIAAQQGIRDLQIPGRMETLAVPGHGQVYVDYAHNYASMKALLSFLQKEYNQPRLLVVVGSPGDKGVSRRAGFAQVLNEYADRAILTTDDPGFEDPAAIAAEILAGIDQDKVTTTIEIDRPTAIEQAITESKPGEIVVLAAKGADAYQKVRGVDTPYPTDMVIAKQVAAKLS; encoded by the coding sequence ATGGCTTTAACATTAGATGCATGTACGTTAATTCTAAAAGAGCATCATTTATTGAAAAGTGTGGCGCTTAATGGTGACCCGACTTTAAATATGACCGGAATCGCGTATGATTCACGGCAGGTAACTGAGGACACGCTCTTTTTCTGTAAAGGGAATTTTCGTCCCGTCTATTTAACAAATGCAAAAGAATTAGGGGCCGTAACATATGTTGCCGAACAAGCGATTGTTGAAGGCAACGGGATGAACGCCTTAATCGTCACGAACGTCCAAAAAGCGATGGCGGTTTTATCAGCGGCTTTTTATGATTACCCACAAGATGATTTATTTATCGTGGCTTACACTGGGACCAAAGGCAAGACAACTGCGGCCTACTTTACTCAATCGATTTTACAAGCGGCGACCCGTCAAAAAACAGCATTATTTTCAACAATTGATCGTGTCTTAGGGCCTAAACCAGAGGATCGCTTCAAATCGAATTTAACGACACCAGAAAGTTTGGATTTATTCCGCGACATGCGCAAAGCAGTTGAAAACGGGATGACGCACTTAGTGATGGAAGTTTCGTCACAGGCGTATAAGAAAAACCGAGTGTACGGCTTAACGTTCGATGTTGGCTTCTTCCTAAACATTTCGCCTGATCACGTCGGACCAAATGAACATCCTAATTTTGAAGATTATTTACACTGCAAATTACAATTATTGGTCAACTCACGACACTGTGTGATTAACGCGCAAACGCAATATTTTGCGGATGTGTATGCTGCAGCAACTACGACGACTGCTCCGGAATCAATTTACTTATTTGCCGAAACGGATTATCAACCTACAATTCCGGTGGCGGTTGATTTCCGCTTTGAAAATCTAGAAACGGGCTTAGCAGAAAGTCGGTTTAAAGTTACCGCGGCTTCTGAACGAGCCATTCAGCTTGGTGTTTCTGGTGATTACCAATTGCGTTTAATTGGGGATTTCAATGAAAGTAACGCGACAGCTGCAGTGATTGGTGCCGGTTTGGCAGGGGCGGATTTAATCGCAGCTCAACAAGGGATTCGCGACTTGCAGATTCCAGGACGGATGGAAACCTTAGCCGTTCCAGGACATGGTCAAGTATATGTTGATTACGCGCATAATTATGCCAGCATGAAGGCGCTCTTGAGTTTCTTGCAAAAGGAATACAATCAACCACGCCTACTAGTTGTTGTCGGTAGTCCTGGCGATAAAGGTGTTTCTAGACGTGCTGGGTTTGCGCAAGTCCTTAATGAATATGCAGATCGGGCCATTTTGACGACTGATGATCCAGGATTTGAAGATCCAGCAGCCATTGCCGCTGAAATTTTGGCCGGGATTGACCAGGATAAGGTGACAACCACCATCGAAATTGATCGTCCAACAGCGATTGAACAGGCGATTACGGAAAGTAAACCGGGCGAAATTGTTGTCTTAGCGGCTAAAGGGGCCGATGCTTATCAGAAAGTACGCGGGGTTGATACACCATATCCAACTGATATGGTGATTGCCAAGCAAGTGGCTGCTAAGTTAAGCTAA